The Paraburkholderia megapolitana genomic sequence ATTGCGTACGTAACAGGCGGGATGGGCGGCATCGGCACGAGCATCTGCCAGCGTCTGCACAAGGAGGGCCTGAAAGTCGTGGCCGGCTGCGGTCCGAACAGTCCGCGTCGCGTCAAGTGGCTCGAAGACCAGAAGGCGCTCGGTTACGATTTCATCGCGTCGGAAGGCAATGTCGGCGACTGGGATTCGACCAAAGATGCGTTCGACAAGGTCAAGGCCGAAGTCGGCGAGATCGACGTGCTCGTGAACAATGCCGGTATCACGCGCGATGTCGTGTTTCGCAAGATGACGCGCGAAGACTGGACGGCCGTGATCGACACGAACCTGACGAGCCTCTTCAACGTGACGAAGCAGGTGATCGACGGCATGGTGGAGCGCGGCTGGGGCCGTATCGTCAACATCTCGTCGGTGAACGGCCAGAAAGGGCAATTCGGGCAGACCAACTATGCGACCGCGAAGGCGGGCATTCACGGTTTCACGATGTCGCTGGCGCAGGAAGTGGCCACCAAGGGCGTGACGGTGAATACCGTTTCGCCGGGCTACATCGGCACGGACATGGTGAAATCGATCCGCCCCGACGTGCTCGAAAAGATCGTTGCGACGATTCCGGTGCGACGCCTTGGGCAACCGGAAGAAATCGGTTCGATCGTCTCGTGGCTGGCATCGGACGAAGCGGGTTTCTCGACGGGCGCCGATTTTTCGCTGAACGGTGGCCTGCATATGGGCTGATCCATGCGGCGCCCGTCGTGGGTGGGCGCCGGATGGTTCAGATGTTTCCGGCGGCGTCTCGTGCGCGCAATGATCCGTTGCGTGTGGCAGGGCGTCGTCATTGCGCTTTATCGGCGCTCAAGGGCGTTACATGACGACTACTACAAAGAAGACGGCCGAACGACTCATCAAGAAATATCCGAACCGTCGGCTGTATGACACGGAGACGAGCACGTACATCACGCTGGCCGACG encodes the following:
- a CDS encoding 3-ketoacyl-ACP reductase → MSQRIAYVTGGMGGIGTSICQRLHKEGLKVVAGCGPNSPRRVKWLEDQKALGYDFIASEGNVGDWDSTKDAFDKVKAEVGEIDVLVNNAGITRDVVFRKMTREDWTAVIDTNLTSLFNVTKQVIDGMVERGWGRIVNISSVNGQKGQFGQTNYATAKAGIHGFTMSLAQEVATKGVTVNTVSPGYIGTDMVKSIRPDVLEKIVATIPVRRLGQPEEIGSIVSWLASDEAGFSTGADFSLNGGLHMG